A window of Nocardia fluminea contains these coding sequences:
- a CDS encoding cytochrome P450, which translates to MTTTDRLPVSDIDPFAMDVLEDPWATHATLRDAAPVVYLRRYGVYAMARYEQVHAALTDWQSFQSGAGVGLSHFGQEKPWRPPSLLLEADPPRHDAPRNVLAGIIGPRALRGLREQWFAEAERLVDEVLADSPEFDAVDRLAEAFPLRVFPDAVGLPQEGREHLLPYGSFAFNAFGPRNELVTSALAEAGEHSAWVNEQCSRESLSDNGFGSRIWGAADHYDITHEQAPLLVRSLLTAGVDTTVNGIAAVLYALATNPDQWQRLRETPSLARVAFDEAVRWQSPVQTFFRTATADIDLGTVVVPKDHKILMFLGAANRDPRRWTDPDRFDLARDPSGHVGFGMGIHQCIGQHVARLEAEALLTALTARIETIELTGPARVRCNNTLRSWQQVPVRIRAAR; encoded by the coding sequence ATGACCACCACGGACCGGCTGCCGGTCAGCGACATCGACCCCTTCGCGATGGACGTTCTCGAAGATCCCTGGGCCACGCATGCGACGCTGCGAGACGCGGCACCGGTGGTCTACCTGCGCCGCTACGGCGTCTACGCGATGGCACGCTACGAGCAGGTGCACGCCGCACTCACCGACTGGCAGAGCTTTCAGAGCGGCGCCGGTGTGGGACTGAGCCACTTCGGCCAGGAAAAGCCCTGGCGGCCACCGAGTCTGCTCCTCGAAGCCGACCCGCCGCGCCATGATGCACCTCGCAACGTACTCGCCGGAATCATCGGGCCTCGAGCGCTGCGGGGGCTGCGTGAGCAATGGTTTGCCGAAGCGGAACGGCTGGTCGACGAAGTGCTGGCCGACTCGCCGGAGTTCGACGCGGTCGATCGGCTGGCGGAGGCGTTTCCCCTGCGGGTGTTCCCTGACGCGGTCGGGCTGCCGCAGGAAGGTCGCGAGCATCTGCTGCCTTACGGCAGTTTCGCTTTCAACGCCTTCGGTCCGCGCAACGAACTGGTCACCTCCGCACTGGCCGAAGCGGGCGAGCACTCGGCGTGGGTGAACGAGCAATGTTCCCGGGAAAGTCTGAGCGACAACGGCTTCGGATCACGAATCTGGGGAGCGGCCGACCACTACGACATCACCCACGAGCAGGCGCCGCTGCTGGTCCGGTCGCTGCTCACAGCCGGCGTCGACACAACAGTCAACGGCATCGCCGCGGTGCTCTACGCGCTGGCCACCAACCCAGACCAATGGCAGCGGTTGCGCGAGACACCCTCCCTGGCACGGGTCGCCTTCGACGAAGCGGTGCGCTGGCAGTCACCGGTGCAGACCTTCTTCCGCACTGCCACCGCCGATATCGACCTCGGCACGGTTGTGGTCCCGAAAGACCACAAGATCTTGATGTTCCTCGGTGCCGCCAACCGGGATCCCCGGCGCTGGACCGACCCGGACCGGTTCGACCTCGCTCGCGACCCCTCCGGTCATGTCGGCTTCGGCATGGGCATTCACCAGTGCATCGGCCAGCATGTAGCGCGACTGGAGGCCGAGGCACTGCTCACCGCGCTGACGGCCCGCATCGAAACCATCGAACTCACCGGCCCGGCTCGAGTTCGATGCAACAACACCCTCAGATCGTGGCAGCAGGTCCCGGTGCGGATCCGAGCGGCGCGCTGA
- a CDS encoding IclR family transcriptional regulator — protein MAGGSDGESVLSRVVRILEAFDAESPLLTVTDVSRSTGLPLPTVSRLVGDMLALGLLQRDDRRRLRIGIRLWELGSRAAPTLGLRDLAMPFMEDLHAAVGHSVQLAVRRDDSVLFVERLTAPGAVYNITKVAGRLPIHVSSAGLVLLAYGPTHLQQAVLAGPLRRYTAATPIDPPNLRSLLADVRRSGIAFCPGFVDDRATGIAVPLRANGKQVVAALSVVVPNDSTARAAIPALVAAGHGISRALGAPFQEVSR, from the coding sequence TTGGCCGGAGGTTCAGATGGTGAGTCGGTACTGTCGCGCGTGGTTCGCATTCTCGAGGCGTTCGACGCGGAATCGCCGCTGCTGACGGTCACCGACGTGTCCCGGAGCACCGGCTTGCCGCTGCCGACCGTCTCGAGGCTGGTCGGCGACATGCTGGCCCTCGGTCTGCTGCAACGCGATGATCGACGTCGGCTACGGATCGGAATCCGGTTGTGGGAGCTGGGTTCCCGTGCCGCGCCGACACTGGGCCTTCGCGATCTCGCCATGCCGTTCATGGAGGACCTGCACGCGGCGGTCGGTCACAGCGTGCAGCTGGCCGTGCGTCGTGACGACTCGGTGCTGTTCGTGGAACGGCTGACAGCGCCGGGAGCGGTGTACAACATCACCAAGGTCGCCGGGCGGTTGCCCATTCATGTCTCGTCCGCGGGCTTGGTGCTGCTGGCGTACGGACCGACGCACCTTCAGCAGGCCGTGCTGGCGGGGCCGCTGCGGCGGTACACCGCCGCTACGCCGATCGACCCGCCGAACCTGCGCTCGCTGCTGGCTGACGTGCGGCGCAGCGGAATCGCATTCTGTCCGGGGTTCGTCGACGACCGCGCGACCGGCATCGCCGTACCCCTGCGCGCGAATGGCAAACAGGTCGTGGCCGCGCTGTCGGTGGTCGTGCCGAACGACAGCACCGCTCGGGCGGCGATCCCCGCTCTCGTCGCAGCCGGCCACGGGATTTCCCGCGCGCTGGGCGCGCCGTTCCAGGAAGTCTCTCGCTGA
- a CDS encoding PDR/VanB family oxidoreductase, which yields MTAVTTLNLVVMAKEPVADQVVALTLAHPERRRLPDWTPGAHIDLILPDGRTRQYSLCGSRWDSSTYRIAVLRDPDGRGGSAYIHDTLAVGDMVAVGGPRNNFALVPSGKYLFIAGGIGITPMLSMLAQADLLGCDWRLAYLGRSRRTMAFTADLAAYGDRVSISPDDECGVSDLGEMLASVEDDTVVFCCGPARLLDAVQRCCADWQPGRLRIERFVPKAQANAVRDTAFDIELRRSRRRVTVAPRQSVLEALRGAGASVLSSCGQGVCGTCETTVLDGLPDHRDSILDDAEREAGDSMFVCVSRSLSDRLVLDL from the coding sequence ATGACTGCGGTGACGACCCTGAACCTGGTCGTGATGGCCAAGGAACCGGTTGCCGACCAGGTGGTCGCCCTGACGCTGGCGCACCCAGAACGCCGTCGGCTGCCGGACTGGACACCGGGGGCCCACATCGACCTGATCCTGCCCGATGGCCGCACCCGCCAGTACTCGCTGTGTGGAAGCCGTTGGGACTCGAGCACCTACAGGATCGCGGTGCTCCGCGACCCGGATGGCCGAGGTGGCTCGGCGTACATCCACGACACCTTGGCGGTGGGGGATATGGTCGCAGTCGGCGGTCCGCGCAACAACTTCGCGCTTGTTCCCTCGGGCAAATATCTGTTCATCGCCGGCGGTATCGGCATCACGCCGATGCTGTCCATGCTGGCGCAGGCGGATCTACTCGGCTGTGATTGGCGGCTGGCATATTTGGGGCGCAGTCGCCGGACTATGGCGTTCACCGCCGACCTCGCCGCCTACGGCGACCGTGTCTCGATCAGTCCCGACGACGAATGCGGTGTGTCCGATCTGGGGGAGATGCTCGCCTCGGTCGAGGACGACACAGTGGTGTTCTGTTGTGGGCCCGCGCGTCTGCTCGATGCCGTCCAGCGGTGTTGTGCCGACTGGCAGCCCGGTCGATTGCGCATCGAACGGTTCGTCCCGAAGGCACAGGCGAACGCCGTGCGCGATACCGCGTTCGACATCGAGCTGCGTCGTTCGCGGCGCCGGGTCACGGTCGCTCCGCGTCAGTCGGTGCTCGAAGCCCTGCGCGGCGCCGGCGCCTCGGTCCTGTCCTCCTGCGGGCAGGGAGTGTGCGGGACGTGCGAGACGACCGTGTTGGACGGATTGCCCGATCACCGCGATTCGATTCTCGACGATGCCGAGCGCGAGGCAGGCGACAGCATGTTCGTCTGCGTATCCCGATCCCTTTCCGACCGGCTGGTGCTGGACCTGTGA